A region from the Benincasa hispida cultivar B227 chromosome 8, ASM972705v1, whole genome shotgun sequence genome encodes:
- the LOC120082765 gene encoding UV-B-induced protein At3g17800, chloroplastic-like isoform X1: MEAATGSISTLAIGIGSPFRDTALRPPAPHFLTFPSKHLLSVPHYRSFVSPSRLGKKTITVPCSGQGRGFGFSMVKASLSSDPAGSAAQIAPLQLQSPIGQFLSQILTTHPHLLPAAVDQQLQQLQIQRHAEEKTQETPASATHDIVLHRRIAEVKANERKRALEEILYALVVQRFMDADVPLIPTVAPYGRVVTWSQDDEKLERLHSSEAREMIQNHLALVLGNRIGDFASVVQISKLRVGQVYAASVMYGYFLKRVDERFQLEKTVKMLPADATDEGEGAEWDSSFSNAPVHPEISSMAVEQGDVSPVESGLGIKPSRLRTYVMSFDGDTLQRLATIRSKEAVSIIERHTEALFGRPQIAITPQGTVDTSKDELIKISFGGLKRLVMEAVTFGSFLWDVETYVDSRYHFVMN, from the exons ATGGAAGCGGCCACTGGTTCAATCTCAACCCTTGCCATTGGAATTGGATCGCCATTTCGGGACACCGCCCTCAGGCCTCCTGCCCCCCATTTCCTTACTTTTCCTTCCAAACATCTCCTCTCTGTTCCT CATTATCGGTCCTTCGTTTCTCCGTCGAGACTTGGAAAGAAGACGATTACCGTTCCCTGTAGCGGTCAGGGTCGGGGATTTGGGTTCTCAATGGTTAAAGCGTCCCTGTCTTCGGATCCGGCTGGTTCTGCTGCCCAAATTGCTCCACTTCAGCTTCAGTCTCCAATTGGCCAGTTTCTGTCTCAAATACTGACTACCCATCCCCATCTTCTTCCTGCAGCCGTCGACCAGCAGCTTCAACAGCTACAAATCCAACGTCATGCTGAAGAAAAAACTCAGGAGACCCCTGCTTCCGCTACTCATGACATTGTCTTGCACAG GAGGATTGCAGAGGTTAAGGCAAATGAAAGGAAAAGAGCCTTAGAAGAGATATTGTATGCATTGGTGGTGCAACGATTCATGGACGCCGATGTTCCTCTTATACCAACTGTTGCCCCATATGGCCGAGTTGTCACATGGTCACAAGATGATGAAAAGCTGGAGCGGCTTCACTCGTCCGAAGCAAGGGAAATGATTCAGAACCACCTAGCGCTCGTTTTGGGCAATCGGATTGGTGACTTTGCTTCAGTAGTGCAGATAAGCAAACTGAGAGTGGGGCAGGTGTATGCGGCGTCTGTGATGTATGGATACTTCCTCAAGCGAGTGGATGAGAGGTTTCAGCTTGAGAAGACAGTGAAAATGCTACCAGCTGATGCAACAGACGAGGGAGAAGGAGCAGAATGGGATTCCTCCTTCTCCAATGCACCAGTGCATCCTGAAATCTCTTCCATGGCAGTTGAACAAGGAGATGTTAGTCCTGTGGAGTCGGGTCTGGGGATCAAGCCCTCCCGCTTGAGAACATACGTAATGTCGTTTGATGGGGACACACTGCAGAGATTAGCCACGATAAGGTCAAAGGAGGCTGTTAGCATCATTGAGAGACACACGGAGGCCTTGTTTGGAAGACCCCAGATTGCAATCACCCCGCAAGGAACAGTAGATACCTCCAAAGACGAGCTTATCAAAATCAGCTTTGGTGGGTTGAAGAGACTAGTTATGGAAGCTGTGACTTTCGGTTCTTTTCTATGGGATGTTGAGACGTACGTGGACTCCAGGTATCATTTTGTCATGAATTGA
- the LOC120082765 gene encoding UV-B-induced protein At3g17800, chloroplastic-like isoform X2, with protein sequence MEAATGSISTLAIGIGSPFRDTALRPPAPHFLTFPSKHLLSVPHYRSFVSPSRLGKKTITVPCSGQGRGFGFSMVKASLSSDPAAVDQQLQQLQIQRHAEEKTQETPASATHDIVLHRRIAEVKANERKRALEEILYALVVQRFMDADVPLIPTVAPYGRVVTWSQDDEKLERLHSSEAREMIQNHLALVLGNRIGDFASVVQISKLRVGQVYAASVMYGYFLKRVDERFQLEKTVKMLPADATDEGEGAEWDSSFSNAPVHPEISSMAVEQGDVSPVESGLGIKPSRLRTYVMSFDGDTLQRLATIRSKEAVSIIERHTEALFGRPQIAITPQGTVDTSKDELIKISFGGLKRLVMEAVTFGSFLWDVETYVDSRYHFVMN encoded by the exons ATGGAAGCGGCCACTGGTTCAATCTCAACCCTTGCCATTGGAATTGGATCGCCATTTCGGGACACCGCCCTCAGGCCTCCTGCCCCCCATTTCCTTACTTTTCCTTCCAAACATCTCCTCTCTGTTCCT CATTATCGGTCCTTCGTTTCTCCGTCGAGACTTGGAAAGAAGACGATTACCGTTCCCTGTAGCGGTCAGGGTCGGGGATTTGGGTTCTCAATGGTTAAAGCGTCCCTGTCTTCGGATCCGGCTG CCGTCGACCAGCAGCTTCAACAGCTACAAATCCAACGTCATGCTGAAGAAAAAACTCAGGAGACCCCTGCTTCCGCTACTCATGACATTGTCTTGCACAG GAGGATTGCAGAGGTTAAGGCAAATGAAAGGAAAAGAGCCTTAGAAGAGATATTGTATGCATTGGTGGTGCAACGATTCATGGACGCCGATGTTCCTCTTATACCAACTGTTGCCCCATATGGCCGAGTTGTCACATGGTCACAAGATGATGAAAAGCTGGAGCGGCTTCACTCGTCCGAAGCAAGGGAAATGATTCAGAACCACCTAGCGCTCGTTTTGGGCAATCGGATTGGTGACTTTGCTTCAGTAGTGCAGATAAGCAAACTGAGAGTGGGGCAGGTGTATGCGGCGTCTGTGATGTATGGATACTTCCTCAAGCGAGTGGATGAGAGGTTTCAGCTTGAGAAGACAGTGAAAATGCTACCAGCTGATGCAACAGACGAGGGAGAAGGAGCAGAATGGGATTCCTCCTTCTCCAATGCACCAGTGCATCCTGAAATCTCTTCCATGGCAGTTGAACAAGGAGATGTTAGTCCTGTGGAGTCGGGTCTGGGGATCAAGCCCTCCCGCTTGAGAACATACGTAATGTCGTTTGATGGGGACACACTGCAGAGATTAGCCACGATAAGGTCAAAGGAGGCTGTTAGCATCATTGAGAGACACACGGAGGCCTTGTTTGGAAGACCCCAGATTGCAATCACCCCGCAAGGAACAGTAGATACCTCCAAAGACGAGCTTATCAAAATCAGCTTTGGTGGGTTGAAGAGACTAGTTATGGAAGCTGTGACTTTCGGTTCTTTTCTATGGGATGTTGAGACGTACGTGGACTCCAGGTATCATTTTGTCATGAATTGA